The Tachyglossus aculeatus isolate mTacAcu1 chromosome 4, mTacAcu1.pri, whole genome shotgun sequence genome contains a region encoding:
- the C4H8orf88 gene encoding uncharacterized protein C8orf88 homolog produces MDIRQMIGKTLQPARPLHHPSSSQESTFNFNFQNEYPPSTQVLQSGVNMQCKTNWVQTFPPDLNNPQPNQTPVKKERIKYSRDFLLKFANTSICQKKPDFLPDHPVILPNPENSQNI; encoded by the exons ATGGACATCAGGCAAATGATTGGCAAAACGCTTCAGCCTGCAAGACCACTTCACCATCCATCTTCCTCCCAAG AATCAACATTCAATTTTAACTTTCAAAATGAATACCCACCTAGCACTCAAGTTTTACAAAGTGGAGTtaacatg CAGTGTAAGACTAATTGGGTGCAAACCTTCCCTCCGGATCTTAACAACCCACAACCGAATCAAACTCCAGTGAAAAAAG AAAGAATTAAATACAGTAGAGATTTCCTGCTGAAGTTCGCAAATACTTCTATCTGTCAAAAGAAACCTGACTTCCTTCCTGATCATCCTGTTATACTTCCAAACCCA GAAAACAGTCAAAATATTTAA